One window of the Janthinobacterium sp. PAMC25594 genome contains the following:
- a CDS encoding aspartate/glutamate racemase family protein, with protein MTQHIGIVGCSAEGAALCYRTICEEGAHALGAYEHPEVSMHTPSLARYVDCLNGGDLAGVAELMLASARKLAAAGADFLICPDNTIHQAFELMAPRSPLPWLHIADVVAAEAAARGFRRVGLTGTRWLVDSAVYPDRLAARGIACVRPGEDERSEINRIIMEELVPGVVKADSVARFQAVIAGLREQGCDAVILGCTEIPLIISDANSPLPTLDSTRLLARAALRRALEA; from the coding sequence ATGACCCAACATATTGGCATCGTCGGCTGTTCGGCCGAAGGCGCGGCCCTGTGCTATCGCACCATCTGCGAAGAGGGCGCGCATGCGCTGGGGGCGTATGAACACCCGGAAGTATCCATGCACACGCCGTCGCTGGCGCGTTACGTGGATTGCCTGAACGGGGGCGACCTGGCCGGCGTGGCCGAACTGATGCTGGCGTCGGCGCGCAAGCTGGCCGCAGCCGGCGCCGATTTCCTGATCTGCCCCGACAACACCATCCACCAGGCATTCGAGCTGATGGCGCCCCGTTCGCCGCTGCCGTGGCTGCATATCGCGGACGTCGTCGCCGCCGAAGCGGCCGCGCGCGGTTTTCGCCGCGTGGGGCTGACGGGCACACGCTGGCTGGTCGACAGCGCCGTGTATCCGGACAGGCTGGCCGCGCGCGGCATCGCTTGCGTGCGGCCCGGCGAGGACGAACGCAGCGAGATCAACCGCATCATCATGGAAGAACTGGTGCCGGGCGTGGTCAAGGCGGACAGCGTGGCGCGCTTCCAGGCCGTCATCGCCGGCTTGCGCGAGCAGGGCTGCGACGCCGTGATCCTCGGCTGCACGGAAATCCCGCTGATCATCAGCGACGCCAATTCGCCGCTGCCGACGCTCGACTCCACGCGCTTGCTGGCGCGCGCCGCCTTGCGCCGGGCGCTGGAAGCTTAG
- a CDS encoding SDR family NAD(P)-dependent oxidoreductase, whose translation MSEQKTAIVTGASRGIGHAVAERFRSLGWRVITVSRSPIPGGCPRSQEHNTHVCMDLSDLSQIGQMVETLRPMLGDSKLHALVNNAGVSPKGPGGSRVNSLTTDMQTWQEMYNTNFFAPLALTRGFAQELSNAHGAVVNLCSIAGYRVHPFAGSAYASSKAALASLTREMANDMAPLNVRVNAIAPGEIDTAILSPGTSHIVDTQIPLRRLGTTAEVADLVEFLCSERASYITGAEIPIDGGQRI comes from the coding sequence ATGAGTGAACAAAAAACCGCCATCGTCACGGGCGCCAGCCGCGGCATCGGCCACGCCGTGGCCGAACGCTTCCGCAGCCTGGGCTGGCGGGTGATTACCGTCTCGCGCAGCCCGATACCGGGCGGCTGTCCGCGCAGCCAGGAGCACAACACGCATGTGTGCATGGATCTGTCGGACCTGAGCCAGATCGGGCAGATGGTCGAGACACTGCGTCCCATGCTGGGCGACTCGAAGCTGCACGCGCTGGTGAACAATGCGGGCGTGTCGCCGAAGGGGCCGGGCGGTTCGCGCGTCAATTCGCTGACCACCGACATGCAGACCTGGCAGGAAATGTACAACACGAATTTCTTTGCGCCGCTGGCGCTCACACGCGGCTTCGCGCAGGAATTGTCGAATGCGCACGGCGCCGTCGTGAACCTGTGCTCGATCGCCGGCTACCGCGTGCATCCGTTCGCCGGTTCCGCCTACGCCAGCTCGAAGGCGGCGCTGGCGTCGCTGACGCGCGAAATGGCCAACGACATGGCGCCGCTGAACGTGCGGGTCAACGCCATCGCGCCGGGCGAGATCGACACGGCGATTTTATCGCCGGGCACCTCGCACATCGTCGACACGCAAATTCCCCTGCGCCGCCTGGGTACGACGGCCGAAGTGGCGGATTTGGTGGAGTTCCTGTGCAGCGAGCGCGCCTCCTATATCACGGGCGCGGAAATTCCCATCGACGGCGGCCAGCGCATTTAA